A section of the Pseudanabaena mucicola str. Chao 1806 genome encodes:
- a CDS encoding sulfate ABC transporter substrate-binding protein, whose protein sequence is MSLGQHPLKHSQSLVKAINKLFSHTFKNIFSHKWGRKFVSFFLTGALISVTMAACTTTTDTKPAATPTTGSSPAAQTTPAAGAPKKDVELTLVSFAVTKQAHEKIIPKFVEKWQKEQNQKVTFKQSYGGSGSQTRAVIDGLEADVVHLALSADTFKLEKAGLIEPGWEKEHPSDSIVSKSVPAIIVREGNPKNIKTWSDLEKPGVALITADPKTSGVAKWNFLAIWNAALKANNKDEAKTIDTLAKVFTNVPILTKDAREASDAFIKQGQGDVLVNYENEVILATQKGEKVSYVIPDVNLSIDNPIAVVDKNVAKHGTKEVAEAFVKYLFSTEAQTEFAKIGFRPVDETVAKEKQFTELYPVVKDLATINKEFGGWPNADKKFFAEGGIFDQVQAKIKR, encoded by the coding sequence ATGAGCTTAGGTCAACATCCCTTAAAACATTCACAATCACTGGTCAAGGCGATCAACAAATTATTTAGCCATACATTTAAAAACATATTCAGCCATAAATGGGGACGCAAGTTTGTCTCATTCTTTTTGACAGGTGCATTAATTAGTGTCACCATGGCTGCTTGCACTACAACGACTGACACTAAACCCGCAGCAACCCCAACTACAGGTAGCAGCCCCGCCGCTCAAACCACACCTGCCGCAGGCGCACCTAAAAAAGATGTTGAACTAACCCTTGTATCCTTTGCTGTAACTAAGCAAGCTCACGAGAAGATCATTCCTAAGTTTGTGGAAAAGTGGCAAAAGGAACAAAATCAAAAAGTTACCTTTAAACAGAGCTATGGTGGCTCAGGCTCACAAACCCGTGCTGTTATTGATGGACTCGAAGCTGATGTTGTCCACCTCGCCCTTAGTGCTGACACCTTCAAATTAGAAAAAGCGGGACTAATTGAACCAGGATGGGAAAAAGAACATCCTAGTGACAGCATTGTCTCGAAGTCTGTACCAGCGATCATCGTCCGCGAAGGCAATCCAAAAAATATTAAAACTTGGTCTGACCTCGAAAAACCTGGTGTTGCCTTAATCACTGCTGACCCTAAAACTTCAGGTGTCGCTAAATGGAACTTCTTGGCAATATGGAATGCGGCTCTCAAAGCAAATAATAAGGATGAAGCGAAAACCATCGATACCTTAGCCAAAGTATTTACTAATGTGCCAATTTTGACCAAAGACGCTAGAGAAGCCAGCGATGCTTTCATTAAGCAAGGGCAGGGTGATGTCTTAGTTAACTACGAAAACGAAGTAATTCTTGCTACTCAGAAGGGTGAAAAAGTTAGCTATGTAATTCCAGATGTGAACCTCTCCATCGACAACCCGATCGCAGTTGTTGACAAAAATGTGGCTAAGCATGGCACTAAGGAAGTTGCCGAAGCATTCGTAAAGTATCTCTTCTCTACCGAAGCACAAACCGAATTTGCTAAGATTGGTTTCCGTCCTGTTGATGAAACTGTTGCCAAAGAGAAGCAATTTACTGAGCTTTATCCTGTAGTTAAGGATCTTGCAACCATTAATAAAGAATTTGGTGGTTGGCCAAATGCCGACAAGAAATTCTTCGCTGAAGGTGGGATTTTTGACCAAGTGCAAGCCAAAATCAAGCGCTAG
- the cysT gene encoding sulfate ABC transporter permease subunit CysT, with protein sequence MVTITTQPDRKRQTNPILKFIGKVPWTWVITFVYLSFLLILPIIAMIVKASQEPFEKFWATATSPIALSSYEVTFVTAFAAAAVNGIFGTLIAWVIVRYNFWGKRFVEAVVDLPFALPTAVAGLTLATMYSNKGFIGAYFAPFGIKIAFSRIGVFIAMTFISLPFIVRTVQPVLNELEKEIEEAAWSLGASQFQTFFQVILPPLTPSILTGVALGFSRAVGEYGSTVIIASNTPFRDLITPVLIFQRLEQYDYVGATVIGVVMLAISFVSLLAINLLQAWSKRYG encoded by the coding sequence ATGGTTACGATAACTACTCAACCTGACAGAAAGCGCCAAACTAATCCTATTCTGAAATTTATCGGCAAAGTTCCTTGGACTTGGGTAATTACTTTTGTTTATCTCTCATTCCTGCTAATTTTGCCAATCATCGCCATGATTGTTAAAGCTTCGCAAGAGCCTTTTGAGAAGTTTTGGGCAACTGCAACATCACCCATTGCCCTCTCTAGTTACGAAGTTACTTTTGTGACTGCCTTTGCTGCTGCCGCGGTTAATGGCATATTCGGCACATTGATCGCTTGGGTGATTGTGCGTTACAACTTTTGGGGCAAACGCTTTGTCGAAGCTGTTGTTGACTTACCCTTCGCACTCCCGACAGCAGTCGCAGGTTTGACCCTAGCTACAATGTATAGCAATAAAGGTTTTATTGGTGCATATTTTGCCCCCTTTGGTATCAAAATCGCTTTTAGTCGCATCGGTGTGTTTATAGCGATGACCTTTATCTCATTACCCTTTATTGTCAGAACGGTTCAGCCAGTCCTTAACGAATTGGAAAAGGAAATCGAAGAAGCCGCTTGGTCATTAGGTGCTTCTCAATTCCAAACCTTCTTCCAAGTAATCTTGCCGCCTCTTACGCCTTCGATCTTGACAGGAGTTGCCCTTGGTTTTTCCCGTGCTGTTGGTGAGTATGGCTCAACCGTAATCATTGCGTCTAATACTCCTTTTAGGGATTTAATTACACCAGTATTGATCTTTCAACGCTTAGAACAGTATGACTATGTGGGCGCGACTGTGATCGGTGTGGTAATGCTGGCTATTTCCTTTGTGAGCCTATTGGCGATTAATCTATTACAAGCATGGAGTAAGCGATATGGCTAA
- the cysW gene encoding sulfate ABC transporter permease subunit CysW, giving the protein MANLNSSVSEYPQSAPKPTQIKKKKSFAPVILITIAIAYLSLVLLIPAANVFYEAFHKGMTPLIDAFKREDLWVAIKLTASLAAIALPLNTIFGLSAAWAIARNQFPGKSLLLSIIDLPFSISPVVAGLMIVLLYGRLGWFGSWLEANDIKIIFAFPGMLMATIFVSMPFIAREVIPVLDEMGTEQEEAARTLGASDWQIFWKVVVPNIRWGLLYGLVLTNARAMGEFGAVSVVSGNIAAKTQSLPLFVEESYKNYENEVAYSAAVLLALLAVVTLVLKEILERKTHNPNERE; this is encoded by the coding sequence ATGGCTAATTTAAATTCTTCTGTCAGCGAATATCCTCAAAGCGCTCCCAAACCAACCCAAATCAAAAAGAAAAAAAGCTTTGCTCCTGTAATCTTAATTACGATCGCCATTGCTTATCTCTCCTTAGTATTACTCATACCCGCCGCCAACGTATTTTATGAAGCCTTTCATAAAGGAATGACTCCGTTGATCGATGCTTTTAAGCGAGAGGATTTATGGGTAGCAATTAAGTTAACTGCGAGTCTAGCAGCGATCGCCTTACCGCTAAATACGATCTTTGGATTGAGTGCCGCTTGGGCGATCGCCCGTAATCAATTCCCTGGTAAATCCTTATTGCTCAGCATCATCGATTTGCCCTTCTCGATCTCGCCCGTAGTTGCAGGTTTAATGATCGTTCTACTCTATGGTCGCCTTGGTTGGTTTGGTTCATGGCTCGAAGCTAATGACATCAAAATTATCTTTGCTTTCCCGGGAATGCTGATGGCTACCATCTTTGTCAGTATGCCTTTCATTGCTCGTGAAGTAATTCCCGTATTAGATGAAATGGGCACTGAACAGGAAGAAGCCGCCCGCACCCTTGGCGCTAGCGACTGGCAAATTTTCTGGAAAGTGGTCGTTCCTAATATCCGTTGGGGGTTGCTCTATGGCTTAGTTTTGACTAACGCTAGAGCCATGGGTGAATTTGGCGCTGTATCCGTTGTATCAGGTAACATTGCCGCCAAAACTCAGAGCTTACCTCTATTCGTAGAAGAGTCATATAAGAACTATGAAAATGAAGTTGCCTATTCGGCGGCAGTTTTATTAGCATTGTTAGCAGTAGTGACTTTAGTTCTCAAGGAAATCTTAGAGCGCAAAACGCATAATCCTAATGAACGGGAATAG
- a CDS encoding NIL domain-containing protein, which translates to MTIDTRSINQDIRLRIPEDLHGEPVISQLTSRYGLVVNIVSATLGVNAGSGWFHLNLKGTHAQIQNAIAYLNDLDIEIWEDEHDSNTGF; encoded by the coding sequence ATGACAATTGATACTCGTTCAATAAATCAAGATATTCGACTTCGGATTCCTGAAGATCTTCATGGCGAGCCTGTAATTTCACAGTTGACCTCCCGCTATGGATTGGTTGTCAATATCGTATCGGCAACTCTAGGTGTAAATGCTGGTAGTGGATGGTTTCACCTTAACCTCAAAGGTACTCATGCCCAAATTCAAAATGCGATCGCCTATCTTAACGATCTCGACATTGAGATTTGGGAAGATGAACATGACTCTAATACAGGTTTTTAG
- a CDS encoding LysR family transcriptional regulator has protein sequence MILLPTMTYRLSDSQLANHITLHQLQVFEVAARHGSYTRAAEELFLTQPTVSMQIKHLTKAIGMPLFEQVGKRLFLTQAGHELFATCQEIFGRISQFEMSVADLKGLKQGYLKITVVTTAKYVIPRLLGPFCQRYPGVEISLKVTNHSGVLERLSENKDDLYILSQVPDEPDVKAHPFLANPLVVLANHDHPLANEKNIPIQKLAEQPFITRESGSGTRGYVQKLFDEHKITPKVKMELSSNEAIKQAIAGGLGISILSRHTIALEGASGQIAVLDVEHFPIPCNWYVIHLASKQLSVVAQAFLEYLQTEGKQIAEETSAW, from the coding sequence ATGATTTTGCTGCCTACAATGACTTACCGCTTATCAGATTCTCAATTAGCAAACCACATTACGCTGCACCAGTTACAGGTTTTTGAAGTAGCGGCTCGACATGGTAGCTATACCCGTGCTGCTGAGGAGCTATTTCTCACCCAACCAACCGTTTCTATGCAAATTAAGCATTTGACAAAAGCGATTGGAATGCCTTTGTTTGAGCAAGTTGGTAAAAGACTATTTCTCACTCAGGCTGGGCATGAATTATTTGCCACCTGTCAAGAAATTTTTGGACGCATATCTCAATTTGAAATGAGTGTTGCCGACTTGAAGGGCTTAAAGCAAGGATATTTAAAAATTACGGTAGTAACAACTGCAAAATATGTGATTCCGCGTTTGCTAGGACCTTTTTGTCAGCGTTATCCTGGTGTAGAAATATCTCTGAAGGTAACAAATCATAGTGGCGTTTTAGAAAGATTGTCTGAGAACAAAGATGATTTATATATCCTCAGCCAAGTTCCCGATGAGCCAGATGTGAAAGCGCATCCATTTTTGGCAAATCCTCTAGTTGTACTTGCCAATCATGATCATCCTTTGGCAAATGAAAAAAATATTCCAATTCAGAAGTTAGCTGAACAGCCTTTTATCACTAGAGAGTCTGGTTCAGGTACAAGAGGATATGTCCAAAAATTGTTTGATGAACATAAAATTACACCCAAAGTCAAGATGGAATTATCGAGTAATGAGGCAATTAAGCAAGCGATCGCTGGTGGTTTAGGGATTTCGATCCTATCGCGCCACACGATCGCGTTAGAGGGAGCTTCTGGACAGATTGCAGTATTAGACGTTGAGCATTTTCCGATTCCTTGCAATTGGTATGTGATTCATCTTGCGAGCAAACAACTCTCAGTCGTTGCCCAAGCTTTTTTGGAATATTTGCAAACTGAAGGCAAACAAATTGCAGAAGAAACATCAGCTTGGTAA
- a CDS encoding phosphate-starvation-inducible PsiE family protein, with the protein MTMRFRQLITNLWRYLTIAARDDSFLKAIGSIENIVSKVLAIALVFVIFVALFDLLKLLTIDLFFTNPQGAFTAPLLKIFGMFLNVLIALELMENVTAYLRQHVVQLELVIITALTAVARKIVIFDTKADGDLTGLAIAVLSLSISYWIVRSQNQSRKH; encoded by the coding sequence ATCACAATGAGATTTAGACAACTGATTACAAATTTATGGCGTTATCTCACGATCGCAGCAAGAGATGACAGCTTTTTGAAAGCTATTGGCAGTATCGAAAACATTGTTTCTAAGGTGTTAGCGATCGCTCTAGTATTTGTGATCTTCGTTGCTCTATTCGATCTACTTAAGCTTTTGACGATTGACTTATTTTTCACAAATCCCCAAGGAGCTTTTACTGCACCACTTCTGAAGATATTTGGGATGTTTCTCAATGTCCTTATTGCTCTGGAACTAATGGAAAATGTCACAGCCTACCTCCGTCAGCATGTAGTTCAGCTAGAACTAGTCATCATTACAGCCCTAACTGCGGTTGCTCGTAAGATTGTAATCTTCGACACTAAGGCAGATGGCGATCTAACAGGTTTAGCAATTGCCGTTCTGTCCCTCTCAATTAGTTACTGGATCGTCCGCAGTCAAAATCAATCGCGTAAGCACTAA
- a CDS encoding photosystem II reaction center X protein codes for MTQSLTNFLGSLVAGAIVLGLIFGALYFVSQKDKIVRR; via the coding sequence ATGACACAATCATTAACAAACTTTCTCGGCAGCCTTGTCGCAGGTGCCATAGTTCTTGGACTCATCTTCGGAGCTTTGTACTTCGTTAGCCAAAAGGACAAAATTGTTCGTCGTTAA
- a CDS encoding Ycf66 family protein, producing MINIGGNPLMILLAIVAALGGVGLYFVRNFRPELARDHDIFFSAIALVYGIILLAFNFRMEITTQLAQVLVVGFAGWFAVESLVLRQALANQARRAPSSPLVDDEEPIGSDYRVEIDPTREIAPRPTRDSARRMRGTIPSSAEASELRGDTTDERRSRRPKRSNSNNDSVIDIDENDIRPISPKRRPRPTNDSSNGDRPRNRNSESDGFSNGEVSGKDNFASGRRRRQSNRPPYPNNEISETDDF from the coding sequence ATGATCAACATCGGTGGCAACCCGCTAATGATTCTTTTGGCAATCGTTGCCGCTTTAGGAGGTGTGGGTTTATATTTTGTGCGAAACTTTCGACCTGAATTAGCCCGCGACCACGATATATTCTTCTCCGCGATCGCCTTAGTCTATGGCATTATCCTGCTAGCCTTTAATTTTCGGATGGAAATTACCACCCAGCTAGCACAGGTACTAGTTGTCGGATTTGCAGGTTGGTTTGCAGTTGAGTCTTTAGTACTACGTCAAGCCCTTGCCAATCAAGCACGCAGAGCGCCATCAAGTCCATTAGTCGATGATGAAGAACCAATTGGTTCAGACTATCGTGTGGAAATTGATCCCACTCGTGAAATTGCGCCACGCCCCACTCGTGATTCCGCCCGTCGGATGCGTGGCACAATTCCTAGTAGCGCCGAAGCCAGTGAGCTAAGAGGAGATACTACCGATGAACGTCGGTCACGTCGCCCTAAGCGCAGCAATAGCAATAATGATTCGGTAATTGATATCGATGAAAACGATATTCGCCCTATCAGTCCTAAGCGTCGTCCACGTCCTACCAATGATAGTAGCAATGGCGATCGCCCTAGAAATCGCAATAGCGAATCCGATGGGTTTAGCAATGGTGAAGTATCTGGCAAGGACAATTTTGCTTCGGGAAGAAGAAGGAGACAATCAAATCGTCCACCATACCCAAACAATGAAATTTCTGAAACCGACGATTTTTAG
- a CDS encoding serine/threonine-protein kinase: MSYCVNPNCTNPNNEPLAANCASCGSSLKLKNRYRPSRPLGKGGFGATFLAADEGLPGFPSCVVKQLRPNTQSPSVMKMARELFEREAFTLGKIGSHPQIPRLLDYFEEDGNFYLVQEFIDGETLKQEFVRRGPFSEIEIRKILVEIFPALGFMHQNGVIHRDIKPANIMRRRQDGQLVLIDFGAVSSQINKPSADDDPSGLLTNFAIGTPGFAPPEQMAMRPVYSSDLYATAMSCLYLMTGQSPKELPHDPYTGEINWKGNVKLSNRMMFIFEKLLQQSVSQRFRSAEEALKALESSGISEDLPKAAIFPKISGQVASNHPSVTIKDTNTQQLNSRIQAQKYSNTQGWDSGMLSAGNTRAVATNRFGGELKGGRKVIFEYSQGKRNFANQDYSKAAFGSATLSGIVMSRSKLVEADFCHSDLVGASFQGANLSQAKLNSANLRDAKMQRAVLVKTDLGSASMVSADLREANLQSAYMSKADLSGANLSGANLKGAYLSQANLNGTNLCNADLKGAKITDEQLSRAKTNWGTIRPDGSKRFL, translated from the coding sequence GTGAGTTATTGTGTTAATCCGAATTGTACTAATCCAAATAACGAACCACTTGCTGCTAATTGTGCTAGCTGTGGCTCAAGTTTGAAGCTGAAAAACCGTTATCGGCCAAGTCGTCCACTGGGAAAAGGTGGATTTGGAGCTACATTTCTTGCTGCCGACGAGGGACTACCGGGATTTCCATCTTGTGTCGTTAAGCAATTACGCCCAAATACCCAATCACCTAGTGTGATGAAAATGGCAAGGGAATTATTTGAACGTGAAGCTTTTACCCTGGGCAAGATTGGTAGTCACCCTCAGATTCCGCGTTTACTAGATTATTTTGAAGAGGACGGTAATTTTTACTTAGTCCAAGAGTTTATTGATGGAGAAACGTTAAAGCAAGAGTTTGTAAGACGTGGACCTTTCAGCGAAATTGAAATTCGTAAAATTTTGGTAGAAATCTTTCCTGCACTTGGTTTCATGCACCAAAATGGGGTAATTCATCGTGATATTAAGCCTGCGAATATCATGCGCCGTAGACAAGATGGGCAATTGGTGTTAATTGATTTTGGTGCGGTTTCTAGTCAGATTAATAAGCCTTCTGCCGATGATGATCCTAGTGGGCTCTTAACAAATTTTGCGATCGGTACACCTGGATTTGCGCCACCTGAACAGATGGCAATGCGTCCCGTATACTCCAGCGATTTGTATGCCACAGCGATGAGTTGTCTATACTTGATGACAGGGCAATCACCTAAGGAATTACCCCATGATCCCTATACAGGAGAGATTAATTGGAAGGGAAATGTCAAACTCAGCAACCGCATGATGTTTATCTTTGAGAAATTGCTTCAACAGTCCGTATCACAGCGTTTTCGTTCTGCAGAAGAAGCTTTAAAAGCTTTGGAATCTAGTGGTATATCTGAGGATCTCCCTAAAGCTGCTATTTTTCCTAAAATTAGTGGACAAGTAGCTTCAAATCATCCCTCGGTGACGATCAAAGACACGAATACTCAGCAATTAAACTCGCGTATTCAAGCACAAAAGTATAGCAATACCCAAGGTTGGGATAGTGGAATGTTGTCGGCAGGCAATACCCGTGCGGTTGCGACGAATCGGTTTGGAGGCGAACTTAAAGGTGGGCGCAAAGTTATCTTTGAGTACAGTCAAGGTAAACGAAATTTTGCTAATCAAGATTATTCTAAAGCTGCCTTTGGTAGCGCAACTCTTTCAGGAATTGTGATGAGTCGGTCAAAATTAGTTGAAGCGGATTTTTGCCATAGTGATTTAGTTGGTGCAAGTTTCCAAGGTGCAAATTTGTCTCAAGCAAAGTTAAATAGTGCCAATTTACGAGATGCAAAAATGCAGCGTGCGGTCTTAGTCAAGACCGATCTTGGAAGTGCTTCGATGGTATCCGCAGACTTGCGTGAGGCAAATCTCCAATCAGCATATATGAGTAAAGCAGATCTATCAGGTGCTAATTTAAGTGGGGCAAATTTAAAGGGAGCGTACTTGAGTCAGGCTAATCTCAATGGGACAAATCTATGTAATGCGGATTTGAAAGGAGCTAAGATTACTGATGAACAATTATCTCGAGCTAAAACCAACTGGGGTACAATTCGCCCCGATGGCAGTAAGCGGTTTTTATAA
- a CDS encoding FAD-binding oxidoreductase encodes MRLTDHQLVALFTELLGDDRVLAFASLNSHLHDRIVQSLTPDSLPPACVIYPQTIDELSKVIALAYVQRLRVLPCGNATKLDWGGLVSRADVLVSTSRINQIVEHCVGDLTVKVQAGVNYQDLQAVLGKEGQFWAIDPPYGADATIGGILATGSAGSLRHRYNGVRDMCLGIEFVRSDGEVVKAGGRVVKNVAGYDLMKLLTGSYGTLGIVSSITFRLYPLPEFTQIVVATGAAEAIAQLQQKISTSVLTPTACDVLSASVIAKLDLGESIGLAVQFSSLKISVLEQGDRLAVIAKELNLKVQIIDAVADFWRSLENLLWQNELRHASSSTNHPVVCKLGILPSATVSIMQQCQQIFSQQSYFLQIHAGSGLGVLRIENGTSPQIAEQLVQVRRIAEAQSGFLSLLEAPQELKFNHQVLGNVWGYTGNARDLMVKIQQQFDPRGLLSPERLV; translated from the coding sequence GTGAGACTTACAGATCATCAATTAGTTGCACTATTTACAGAGCTTTTGGGAGACGATCGCGTTCTTGCATTTGCAAGCCTCAATTCCCATTTGCATGATCGAATTGTGCAGAGTCTCACACCTGATAGTCTGCCCCCAGCTTGTGTCATTTATCCACAAACTATTGATGAGTTATCGAAGGTGATCGCTTTAGCCTATGTACAACGATTGCGAGTGCTACCCTGCGGTAATGCAACTAAGCTAGATTGGGGCGGTTTGGTAAGTCGTGCGGATGTGTTAGTAAGTACATCGCGAATCAATCAGATCGTTGAACACTGTGTCGGGGATCTCACGGTGAAAGTACAGGCGGGCGTTAATTACCAAGATTTGCAAGCAGTCTTAGGGAAGGAGGGACAATTTTGGGCAATTGATCCTCCCTATGGAGCAGATGCAACCATTGGTGGAATTTTAGCGACGGGTAGTGCGGGATCTTTGCGCCATCGTTATAATGGTGTGCGTGATATGTGCTTAGGAATTGAGTTTGTGCGTTCTGATGGGGAAGTAGTTAAGGCGGGTGGGCGCGTGGTAAAAAATGTCGCTGGCTATGACCTGATGAAACTATTAACAGGTTCCTATGGAACTTTAGGCATTGTCTCCAGCATTACCTTTAGGCTCTATCCATTACCTGAATTTACGCAAATCGTAGTAGCTACTGGAGCAGCCGAAGCGATCGCTCAATTACAACAAAAAATTAGTACATCGGTGTTGACTCCCACAGCATGCGATGTATTGTCAGCTTCAGTAATTGCCAAGTTAGACTTAGGTGAGAGTATTGGCTTAGCGGTGCAATTCTCTAGCCTCAAAATTAGTGTCCTCGAACAAGGAGATCGCCTTGCAGTCATTGCGAAGGAACTGAATTTAAAAGTACAGATTATCGATGCTGTGGCAGATTTTTGGCGATCGCTCGAAAATTTACTCTGGCAAAATGAATTGCGTCATGCATCTTCATCTACCAATCATCCTGTGGTCTGTAAATTGGGTATCTTGCCCTCAGCGACCGTTTCCATCATGCAGCAATGCCAACAAATTTTTAGTCAGCAATCTTATTTCCTCCAAATTCATGCTGGTAGTGGTTTAGGTGTTTTGCGAATAGAAAATGGAACTAGTCCTCAAATTGCTGAGCAGCTAGTACAGGTGAGAAGGATTGCTGAAGCCCAAAGCGGATTTCTCAGTCTTCTCGAAGCACCCCAAGAGTTGAAATTTAATCATCAAGTTTTAGGAAATGTTTGGGGATATACAGGTAATGCCCGTGATCTCATGGTCAAAATTCAACAACAGTTTGATCCGAGAGGTTTACTCAGTCCTGAGCGACTTGTTTAG
- a CDS encoding (Fe-S)-binding protein: MQVSDQPNSNNLLPNLLTSLNPISSETFDSKNPPSPELIDACVHCGFCLSTCPSYRIIGKETDSPRGRIYLMDGINEGDIPLSPAIAQHFDTCLGCLACVTTCPSGVQYDQLIESTRAQVERNHPRSLPEKLLRKFIFSTFPYPNRLRVLLAPLLAYQKLGLQKLLRSTGWLEKFLPQQLKAMESVLPDLTPESFKDKLPEVITAKGEKRYRVGMILGCVQRIFLPEVNNATVRVLTANGCEVVIPKLQGCCGALTHHQGQEAQTLELAKQTIDTFANLNLDAVLINASGCGHTLKEYGHILKDDRQYAAKAKEFSSKVKDVQEFLDHVGLTAKLSPLQDQPLAIAYQDACHMLHGQKISLEPRRLLRQIPNVQLRESIDASLCCGSAGIYNILQPEVGHELGEMKVTNLTDTGAEVIASANVGCITQIRKHLKLQNKNVLLMHPMEILDYSIQGKRLN; encoded by the coding sequence ATGCAAGTTTCTGATCAGCCTAACTCTAATAACCTCTTGCCTAATTTGCTTACTTCTCTAAACCCAATAAGTTCAGAAACATTTGACAGCAAGAACCCTCCTAGCCCTGAACTAATTGATGCCTGTGTGCATTGCGGTTTCTGTCTATCCACTTGTCCCAGTTATCGCATTATCGGCAAAGAGACGGATTCACCAAGGGGAAGAATCTACTTGATGGATGGAATTAATGAAGGTGATATTCCCTTATCTCCTGCGATCGCTCAGCATTTTGATACTTGTCTGGGTTGTCTCGCCTGTGTGACTACTTGCCCCTCTGGTGTGCAGTATGACCAGTTGATCGAGTCAACTCGCGCCCAAGTTGAACGCAACCATCCGCGATCATTACCTGAAAAATTATTACGGAAGTTTATCTTCTCGACATTTCCATATCCCAATCGCCTCCGAGTCTTGCTTGCACCCCTATTGGCTTATCAAAAATTAGGGTTGCAAAAACTATTACGATCGACAGGTTGGCTAGAAAAATTCCTGCCTCAACAGCTAAAGGCTATGGAGTCAGTGCTCCCAGACCTTACACCTGAATCCTTTAAAGATAAGCTACCAGAAGTGATTACAGCTAAGGGAGAGAAGCGTTATCGCGTTGGCATGATCCTAGGCTGTGTGCAACGGATATTTTTACCAGAGGTGAATAATGCGACTGTGCGTGTATTAACGGCGAATGGTTGTGAAGTTGTCATTCCTAAATTGCAAGGCTGTTGTGGTGCTTTGACTCACCATCAAGGACAGGAAGCACAAACACTTGAACTTGCTAAACAAACTATCGATACCTTTGCGAATCTCAATCTGGATGCAGTACTCATTAATGCTTCGGGCTGTGGTCATACGCTCAAGGAATATGGACATATTCTCAAAGATGATCGCCAATATGCAGCAAAGGCAAAAGAGTTCTCTAGCAAAGTCAAAGATGTACAGGAATTCCTCGATCATGTGGGCTTAACTGCTAAGTTGTCCCCATTGCAAGATCAACCTTTAGCGATCGCCTATCAAGATGCTTGTCATATGCTGCATGGACAAAAGATTAGTCTGGAACCTCGTCGCCTCTTGCGCCAAATTCCCAATGTTCAGTTAAGAGAGTCTATTGATGCTTCGCTCTGCTGTGGTAGTGCAGGAATTTATAATATTTTGCAGCCAGAGGTTGGGCATGAGTTGGGAGAAATGAAGGTGACAAATCTGACTGATACTGGCGCTGAGGTGATTGCATCGGCAAATGTGGGATGTATTACCCAAATTCGCAAGCATTTAAAGTTACAAAATAAAAATGTTCTCCTCATGCACCCAATGGAGATTTTAGACTACTCTATTCAAGGTAAACGTCTAAATTAA